From one Salmo salar chromosome ssa09, Ssal_v3.1, whole genome shotgun sequence genomic stretch:
- the LOC106612623 gene encoding atypical kinase COQ8B, mitochondrial, with translation MLAEVFQVLRGAGKVGQAFANTQEEMLRLMACNSTLGTGVKAAQEVVEGAMGTVMGGSAMQQSIKNDVFPDAEGWEEMDPDEAAKWAVGSEFPPGPGATEMPSGVPLSPVRGPGGAGLPGQSARFLHIASTQRHTRFVHDSVVARLTPEDIKKARESKQALSRPIVKQKLSDRARERKVPATRISRLVNFGGLAVGLGLGAIAEVAKQSMGAKRAEGALLDSPLLSEANAERIVDTLCKVRGAALKIGQMLSIQDNSFINPQLQKIFERVRQSADFMPAWQMNKVLEEELGAGWREKLSSFVDKPFAAASIGQVHHGMLQDGREVAMKIQYPGVAESIHSDINNLMSVLKMSIVLPDGLFADSSLEVLQRELAWECDYKREAESAKHFKSLLADDPFFHVPFVVDELSGRRVLAMELVSGLPLDSCVDLDQETRNQICFNILQLCLRELFEFRFMQTDPNWANFFYNAEQNKIILLDFGACRDYPEAFTDDYVQVVHAASIGDRETVLEKSKDLKFLTGFEAKAFQEAHVEAVMILGEAFANSDPFDFGTQSTTQRIQSLIPVMLRHRLTPPPEETYSLHRKMAGSFLICSKLGAKIACKDMFLDIYNSYQQRRLEKEQAAQVQA, from the exons ATGCTAGCTGAGGTGTTTCAGGTGCTGCGGGGAGCAGGGAAGGTTGGCCAAGCGTTTGCCAACACCCAGGAGGAGATGCTGAGGCTAATGGCCTGTAACTCCACGCTGGGCACTGGGGTCAAAGCTGCCCAGGAAGTGGTCGAGGGCGCCATGGGCACAGTCATGGGTGGTTCTGCCATG CAACAGTCTATCAAGAATGATGTGTTCCCTGATGCTGAGGGATGGGAGGAAATGGATCCGGATGAGGCTGCTAAATGGGCGGTAGGCTCTGAATTCCCCCCAGGCCCAGGGGCCACAGAGATGCCCAGTGGAGTTCCTCTCAGCCCAGTCCGGGGTCCAGGGGGAGCAGGCTTGCCTGGCCAAAGTGCCCGGTTCCTGCACATCGCCTCGACGCAACGCCACACCAGGTTTGTCCATGACTCGGTAGTGGCCAGACTCACCCCAGAGGACATCAAGAAGGCCAGGGAGTCCAAGCAGGCACTCTCCAGGCCTATTGTTAAGCAGAAG CTTAGTGATCGTGCAAGAGAGAGGAAGGTCCCTGCCACAAGAATCAGCAGGCTGGTCAACTTCGGGG GTCTGGCAGTCGGGCTGGGACTAGGTGCCATTGCGGAGGTGGCGAAGCAGTCTATGGGAGCAAAGCgtgcag AGGGTGCCCTGTTggactctcctctcctgtccgaGGCCAATGCTGAGAGGATAGTGGACACCTTGTGCAAAGTCAGAGGGGCAGCCCTCAAAATAGGACAGATGCTCAGTATACAAG ATAACTCCTTCATAAACCCCCAGCTACAGAAGATCTTTGAGCGGGTCCGACAGAGCGCGGACTTCATGCCCGCCTGGCAGATGAAT AAAGTTCTGGAGGAGGAGCTAGGTGCGGGCTGGAGGGAGAAGCTGTCGTCGTTTGTGGACAAGCCCTTCGCCGCCGCCTCCATTGGCCAGGTGCATCACGGGATGCTGCAGGACGGCAGGGAGGTCGCCATGAAGATCCAG TACCCAGGAGTAGCTGAGAGCATccacagtgacatcaacaacctGATGTCTGTTCTGAAGATGAGTATTGTTCTACCCGACG GCTTGTTTGCAGACAGTAGTCTAGAAGTCCTTCAAAGAGAGCTTGCGTGGGAGTGCGACTAcaagagagaggcggagagtgCCAAGCATTTTAA GTCACTTCTGGCGGATGACCCATTTTTCCACGTTCCATTTGTGGTGGACGAGCTCTCAGGAAGGAGGGTTCTGGCCATGGAGCTGGTGTCAGGGTTACCGCTGGACAGCTGTGTGGATCTGGATCAGGAGACAAGGAATCAG ATCTGCTTCAACatcctacagctgtgtctgagaGAGCTCTTTGAGTTCCGCTTCATGCAGACGGACCCCAACTGGGCCAACTTCTTTTACAACGCTGAGCAGAACAAG ATTATTCTGTTGGATTTCGGTGCGTGCCGGGATTACCCTGAGGCCTTCACAGATGATTACGTACAG GTGGTGCACGCAGCCTCCATCGGAGATAGGGAGACTGTGCTGGAGAAATCCAAGGACCTCAAGTTCCTCACAGGGTTTGAGGCCAAG GCGTTCCAGGAAGCCCACGTGGAGGCAGTGATGATCCTGGGCGAGGCCTTCGCCAACTCTGACCCCTTTGACTTTGGCACCCAGAGCACCACGCAGCGGATCCAGAGTCTGATCCCCGTCATGCTGCGTCACCGCCTCACCCCGCCCCCCGAGGAGACCTACTCCCTGCACCGCAAGATGGCCGGCTCCTTCCTTATCTGTTCCAAGCTTGGCGCCAAAATTGCCTGCAAGGATATGTTCCTGGACATCTACAACTCCTACCAACAGCGGCGGCTGGAGAAGGAGCAGGCTGCCCAAGTCCAGGCCTAG